From the genome of Aspergillus oryzae RIB40 DNA, chromosome 4:
ATCAAAGCGCGTTCAAGCAATACAGTGAAGTAGCATTTTGAGACGATCTAGCAAATGCCGGAGGCCTTTGGTTGTAAATGTATATTGTACTATTGGGTATTCTCATCTCCATTCTATTTTGCAAGAGTCTGTAAATAGGAATAACTTTTAATCCAAACGTgcaataaaaaaaaacaaaacaaaaccccaACGCCTAAGATATGTTTGCTTCTCAACATATACAGAATCTCCATTTAGGCCTCCTCAATATTCAATGGCTTGCCCTTCTTTCCACTAATCAGCTCCAGGAATCCTTGTTTGCTAACCTCATTGACGGCCTTCTCTCGTTCGCCAATGCCGATGGTacccttcttcctctcgccTTTGgccgcttcttctccgcgcACTTGAGCTGCTCGAACAGCATTGAAAAGTTTCACCACACCACGCTGGGCGATTTTCCGAAGacgcttctcttcctcagcaaCAGCGCCAGCCTCACCTCGTTCGATTCCTAGAACATCACGAATCCGACCGCGATCTAACTCTTCCTGCTTCTCGGCGCGCAGTTTGGCTCGTGCTTGCTTGTCCAATTTCTCGTCGGCAAAATCTGTGCTGGCTTGCGTGGCTATTTTACTGCGTGAGAGGACAGGATCCGCCCGGGCAGAGGAAGGTAGTTTTGTCGCCAAAATCTTAGAGATAGAGGTAGAGAACGCCGAAGGATCATTCCGTTTGGGGACAGCTCTGTGGTCCGTAGTTGACGTCGGCATAGACACATCAGAGTCGtaatcatcatcctcatcttcagcatcaGAAGATACGTCTGAGCCCGAAGCTTCATGCTTTTCATCCTTCTTATCGTCACTGTCAGACGAttcatcgccgtcgtcgTCGCTGCTCTCTttatcctttctcttctttgaagCAATTGAAGATTTTGTCTGTTCCTTCGGCTTCTTTACTTTGACCTCGTCCTCGTTGGAATCTGCTAAACTGACAGCTTTAAAATCGGTTGCTCCATCTTCCGCTTCGTCAGAACTGCTGTGGTATTCGCGCTGCTTCCTAAACTTCTTTTGAGGCCGTCCAGTTTTGCCCTGCAGACCTTCCAAGACCTTGCGCTTCTTTGCTGTAGTGGATAGACGCATGATAATTGAGGGAACGTCTGAATTTAAGCTGTGGTAAATTTTTCGTGTTGATATAGGAATTGCatggtcttttttttttcttgtaAGTCTCGAATACATTCAAAGGCGGAAGAAACAATGATGTCTCTGATTGGCTGACCGCCCGCTCCAGACTCTCCGCACTGGAAATGATTGAGATTGGTGGCCTCTCCGACATTCTACCTGTCGATCAAGCATTGCCATTATTCGGTTTCTGATCACCTAACTTCCCTACGCCCTGTTCCTTATTGATTTTACTGCGATACCAACCTTTATCTCCTAAGAGAGTTCCCGCCATGGTCCTTCAGGATCTCGGGCGGCGTATCAACGCCGCCGTCAATGACCTGACTAGGTCCAACAATCTAGACGAGAAGGTGGGCTGCCAATATGTGCATTTGATTCTCAAGGAGGTTTCACGCAACTAACGCCTTCTAGGCTTTTGATGACATGTTGAAAGAGATCTGCGCTGCACTTTTATCAGCCGACGTAAACGTTCGTCTCGTCCAGTCACTTCGGAAATCTATCAAGTCCAGCGTGAACTTCGCCTCCTTGCCCCCCGCCGTCAATAAGAAGAGGTTGATTCAGAAAGCGGTCTTCGATGAATTAGTTGCTCTGGTCAATCCACATGCAGATCCTTTCCGACCCAAGAAGGGCCGGTCTAATGTGATTATGTTCGTTGGTTTACAGGGTGCTGGTAAGACGACAACTTGTACCAAGCTGGCTAGACATTATCAGATGCGGGGCTTCAAAACGGCACTCGTCTGTGCGGATACCTTCCGTGCCGGTGCATTCGATCAGCTGAAACAGAATGCGACAAAGGCCAAAATTCCTTACTATGGAAGTTTGACGCAGACCGACCCCGCAGTGGTGGCGGCTGAGGGTGTGGCCAAGTTCAAGAAGGAGCGGTTTGAGATCATAATCGTGGATACTAGCGGTCGTCACaagcaggaggaggaactTTTCACGGAAATGACGCAGATTCAGACTGCTGTCACCCCAGACCAGACGATCTTGGTCCTCGACAGCACGATCGGTCAAGCGGCCGAAGCCCAGTCGGCGGCCTTCAAGGCAACAGCTGATTTTGGTGCCATCATTATCACGAAGACGGACGGGCATGCTGCTGGAGGTGGTGCTATTTCTGCTGTAGCAGCTACACATACTCCCATTATCTTCCTCGGCACGGGTGAACATATGATGGACCTTGAACGGTTCGAGCCAAAAGCTTTTATCCAGAAGCTACTGGGCATGGGCGATATGGCAGGATTAGTCGAGCACGTTCAGGCCGTGACCAAGGACTCAGTAGCAGCCAAGGAGACGTACAAGCACATCTCGGAAGGTATCTATACGGTGCGTGATTTCCGAGAGAACATTTCCTCGATCATGAAAATGGGTCCCCTGTCAAAACTTTCTGGCATGATCCCTGGCTTGTCCAATCTCACTGCTGggctggatgatgaagatggctcgCTTAAACTCCGCCGCATGATCTACATTTTTGACAGTATGACTACGGCAGAGCTTGACAGCGATGGCAAGGTCTTTGTGGAGCAGCCTAGCCGGATGGTCCGCATCGCCTGTGGTAGCGGCACGACCGTGCGCGAGGTCGAAGACCTTCTGTCGCAGCACCGCATGATGGCCGGTATGGCCAAGCGCGTCGGTgggcagaagaagcagatgcaacGAGCCCAGAATATGCTCAAGGGTGGCAATAAAGAACAGCAGCTCGCCGCGATGCAGAAGCGCATGGCCTCCATGGGTGGCGCAGGTGGCGCAGGTTTCCCTGGAATGCCCGGTATGGGCGATATGGCCAAGATGATGCAAATGCTCCAGGGACaaggcggcggtggtggtctGCCAGGCCTTGGAGGTATGGACCTACAGGGGATGATGAGCCAAATGAGCGGATTGATGGGCGGAGGAGGACGCGGTAGAGGACGGTGATCCCAACattgtttcttttcatgtcaattttcttttctctcctgtaTCTGTTTGTTTCGTGGTGATACCGCTTCATGGGTCACGATTGATCGATTATACAGCATGTGGATGGTGTTGGGCGCGTATTGTTTTCATTGCCATGGTATGATTTTaacttcttcaaagaacgATACTTAGGTGACATTTTATACGTCGATAGGTTGCAATAGTGACGGTTAATCTTACCATACTGTACATTAACATATTTTTAGTATGAATTGATACGTTATCGCCAGGGAAAATTCGACGATATATGTATTGATCTATGCCAGGTCCATATTCATAATCAGTCGAGTCTTTCTGCTGTTCCCGTTCTATCCAAAAGTTTAGAGACTTGAGCCCTAAACTGGTTAACTAGCTGTCCTCTTACTTCCTCCACCTGACTAAGGACGGCTCTGAGCTGGGCACTCCATCCAACTAGTTCACGGTTGTCCTCAAGGACTTTACCTGGCAGGAGTCGCGGGTGTCTGACAGAGGCAGCCGAGGCAACATCCTCATACCCGGGAAGTGGGACGCTGAGACTATATTTCCAGGCGACATCGTTGTCAACATAGAGTGAGTAGGTAAGGACGGAACTGGGTACGGTTGCCGTCCTGCCACTGATGAGTACGGTCTCATCGCGGATGTCGATATCGATTAATCCGTACTTGGTGTTACCGGTTGGGATGTATTTGACCGTGACATCTTCATTGTCGGTTTGATGGTAGGTCCGGATGGGCAGGTAGAACATACTGAGCGGACCGACACTGAATTCGTGCAGGCCTTCTCCGGCGGTATCGGGGAGAAGTTCATCGGGCGTGTAGTCAAATGTAGGATCAGGGAATCGGGTCGCCCCGAACTCGTGTCTGTCTCCACTGAGCAGGATGATACGAATTCCCAGCTCTCGCTCAGCGCGCCACATGGCTTCAAACACTGTGCGACGCTCGTTCAAAAACCCACCCCATGTGTCGGTCGTGCCGACGCGCCAGTTTTTAGTAAATGGAACGCTGGAGGCGACGATCTTCCAACGCACTTCGGCTGGTTCAGGACGAGACAGATATGCAAGCAAGGACTGCAGTTGCGCTGAGCCAAGAATGGTAGAGTCCGGTTGGGCGGGCTCGGAGCGATAGGTGCGGGTATCCAACATGAAGAATGACGCCGGGCCGTtgatgaaagagaaataGGTTGTGTTTTCTGGCTTGGCAAAAGGAGTGGCTGGGATCGGGGGGTTCACACTGACGTGGTAATGGATATAGGggtcagcagcagccaaaTAGGGAGCTGTATTGTTGCCCTTCGACCAGTCATTCTCAATCTCATGGTCGTCTAGAGTGTGTATCCACGGCAGGTCGATGGCCGGGTTATCACCATGGGAATACCACGAGGGAGAAGAATACACACGACGATATTCACTGCGGTAATGTGATACAGACGAGCCAAAGCGCTGGGGAACGTCGATATAGATGAAGTCACCGAGGAACAGCATAAAAGCCGGTCGAAGCAAGGATGGCAATTTGCTGACGGTCTCAGTCATCTTCTCAATGCCCTCGATACGCAATGGATGAGATAACGGATTGTACGGGAAGTTTGGCTTTATGCAGCTAGACGTCAAAAAGCTAAGCCGGTCGGCAGATGCCGAACCAGGAAGAGGCGCGGTGACAAAAGAGCCTGTGCGATTGTTGGACAAAGAGTATCGATAATGCGAGGATGGTTTCAAGTTTTGCAAAGTCACCGAGGTTGTGAAATCCGTCGATTCATCAAGTGCATATATAATGCCTTCTTCCACCCATTTCAAGGGGTCATCCTGTTCCGCTTCTTGGTAGAAGACCACCAGGGGTAGTTGAGCCGAGTCCGGCTCTCGAACGAGCAAATTCGCTGTAGTTGGGGAGACATAGCCAATGCGCGAGAAGGCAACATCGTTTGCAGGATAGAAAACTAACCCACGCAGTAGAAGGTCGGAAGTGAAGAGTGTAAGGACAATGTTAACCAGCACTGTCAGCCGGGTCACCAACGGCGACGTGGGGGAGGGCAGTCCCGTTAAAAGCGTCTTAAGAACGCTATCATTAGATAGAGACTCTGCAGATCCTGCGCATATCTTCTGTGAGCAAATCCAGAGTGGGGAAGCACTATGGGGTAGGGATATACTTACTGGAAGTGTTCCTGGAGCGTTTCAAGTCATGGGGGCGATTGGTGGTGCTCTCATCAGCCGGCCGACTGAGCGAGAACAATGAAGATAGATACACCACTAACGAGGTGAAGATTAGAGGTGGGAAATGATGACCGGGGATCTGCACACGAATGAGCAGCCGTTATTTGGTAATTGAACGAACTTAGATGGACGCACCCagcgaagaaagatgaaggcgGCGAGTCTGAGTATCACGGAGCTCGTGGCCGCGGCAACCCGCGGCAAGGAAACCATAGCTTCGTGGGAAGGTTTTAGGCGCGCTGCGAGATAATGAGTGTTCTTTTAGCCATGAATTATTCTCCGTTCGAGCTTTAGAGAAGAAGCTCAGGTGACATTCTGATAGGTAGAGAAGTGGAGCTGAGAATAGAGAAGTTGGAGTTTGGAAGATGTGGTGGACTGCAGTTGACTAGTATAGGCGGTATGACGACATTGGACATTCCACCCGGTTAGCCTCAGGTACACACTTCCACAATAACTAGTACTCTCCCCTATCGTTCTACATATCATATCTCCAGCAATGAAAGAATGTAAAGTAGTTGTATATAATTTGATTACATTCGTTGGTCTGTTTTTATGCTCTACGTCCATAGATCTCTACCGTTGTTGATTCATCATATCTCGGAGAACGTTCATCAAACCGCTCGCCATAAGCCCTGATAAAAAGCCATGACCAGATCCTTCATATGCATGCTAAGCGACATCTCCGCCGCCCATTGCCAGGGCTTCTCCCGCTCCCCTGGTTTGGCATTAAAATACTCCCAGCCCATAACACCGCCAAAGTTGGGGAACTGCTCAACCAGCTGGCCTAATATAGGCCCAATGATCTCCCGAGGAACGTAGCCCTGCGATCCATTGCCGGGGTTCGTCAACAGTCCGTAAACGACGCGTTGCGGTGACCATCCTTGCGCGACGATCGCCGCATACATACGAGGATCATCCGCTGGGCCCCAGCCGTTGTAGAACTGTGTATTATACCAACTAATTTTCGATGCTCGTTGTCGCTCAAGCTCCCGGTAGTCAAACCCGGAAAGATTACCAATCCCTAGAAGCGCCGCTGCCACTGGGGCCAGCGTTATGATGAAGCCATCTCCCAGGTCCGATTTGAGTCGATCAATAAGTCTAATGATACCTGAAAGCGacatctcctcctccacgTCTAAATCCAGCCCTTCCAGTTGATGACGCCGAATCATGGCTAGGAGAGGCAGGTAGTACCGTTCGAATTTGTCCTGGTCACCGTCCAAACAGCGGAAGGAACCTTGAGCGGCTCCTCCTAGCATTCCCATGACACGTACCCCACTCTGTTTCAAGAGAGGTACCTCTGTCCACAGCTCATCATACATGCTATGATGGGGCGGATCATCGTTGAGCGTAATATGACCCGGTTCGGCATTCAGGTGAAAGGCAGCAATGATGATGTGCGTGATGCCAGTGTTGTTCTGCACCAGCGGTAGCGCGGACACATATTGACCTCGATCCGGACGGAGTGTTTGGTGATAGCATATCACCCGGCATCGGTCGACCTGCGCAGGTATGGGAGGCATCGTTTCTTAGCTTTAAAAGGAGGTTGGAGGTGGCTGCGGATTTGCTGCACTGGTCAGGACC
Proteins encoded in this window:
- a CDS encoding rRNA processing protein RRP15 (predicted protein); protein product: MRLSTTAKKRKVLEGLQGKTGRPQKKFRKQREYHSSSDEAEDGATDFKAVSLADSNEDEVKVKKPKEQTKSSIASKKRKDKESSDDDGDESSDSDDKKDEKHEASGSDVSSDAEDEDDDYDSDVSMPTSTTDHRAVPKRNDPSAFSTSISKILATKLPSSARADPVLSRSKIATQASTDFADEKLDKQARAKLRAEKQEELDRGRIRDVLGIERGEAGAVAEEEKRLRKIAQRGVVKLFNAVRAAQVRGEEAAKGERKKGTIGIGEREKAVNEVSKQGFLELISGKKGKPLNIEEA
- a CDS encoding RNA-binding signal recognition particle subunit SRP54 (signal recognition particle, subunit Srp54), whose protein sequence is MVLQDLGRRINAAVNDLTRSNNLDEKAFDDMLKEICAALLSADVNVRLVQSLRKSIKSSVNFASLPPAVNKKRLIQKAVFDELVALVNPHADPFRPKKGRSNVIMFVGLQGAGKTTTCTKLARHYQMRGFKTALVCADTFRAGAFDQLKQNATKAKIPYYGSLTQTDPAVVAAEGVAKFKKERFEIIIVDTSGRHKQEEELFTEMTQIQTAVTPDQTILVLDSTIGQAAEAQSAAFKATADFGAIIITKTDGHAAGGGAISAVAATHTPIIFLGTGEHMMDLERFEPKAFIQKLLGMGDMAGLVEHVQAVTKDSVAAKETYKHISEGIYTVRDFRENISSIMKMGPLSKLSGMIPGLSNLTAGLDDEDGSLKLRRMIYIFDSMTTAELDSDGKVFVEQPSRMVRIACGSGTTVREVEDLLSQHRMMAGMAKRVGGQKKQMQRAQNMLKGGNKEQQLAAMQKRMASMGGAGGAGFPGMPGMGDMAKMMQMLQGQGGGGGLPGLGGMDLQGMMSQMSGLMGGGGRGRGR
- a CDS encoding alkaline phosphatase family protein (predicted protein), whose translation is MTETVSKLPSLLRPAFMLFLGDFIYIDVPQRFGSSVSHYRSEYRRVYSSPSWYSHGDNPAIDLPWIHTLDDHEIENDWSKGNNTAPYLAAADPYIHYHVSVNPPIPATPFAKPENTTYFSFINGPASFFMLDTRTYRSEPAQPDSTILGSAQLQSLLAYLSRPEPAEVRWKIVASSVPFTKNWRVGTTDTWGGFLNERRTVFEAMWRAERELGIRIILLSGDRHEFGATRFPDPTFDYTPDELLPDTAGEGLHEFSVGPLSMFYLPIRTYHQTDNEDVTVKYIPTGNTKYGLIDIDIRDETVLISGRTATVPSSVLTYSLYVDNDVAWKYSLSVPLPGYEDVASAASVRHPRLLPGKVLEDNRELVGWSAQLRAVLSQVEEVRGQLVNQFRAQVSKLLDRTGTAERLD
- a CDS encoding putative class III chitinase (predicted protein), which produces MPPIPAQVDRCRVICYHQTLRPDRGQYVSALPLVQNNTGITHIIIAAFHLNAEPGHITLNDDPPHHSMYDELWTEVPLLKQSGVRVMGMLGGAAQGSFRCLDGDQDKFERYYLPLLAMIRRHQLEGLDLDVEEEMSLSGIIRLIDRLKSDLGDGFIITLAPVAAALLGIGNLSGFDYRELERQRASKISWYNTQFYNGWGPADDPRMYAAIVAQGWSPQRVVYGLLTNPGNGSQGYVPREIIGPILGQLVEQFPNFGGVMGWEYFNAKPGEREKPWQWAAEMSLSMHMKDLSTAVHHIFQTPTSLFSAPLLYLSECHLSFFSKARTENNSWLKEHSLSRSAPKTFPRSYGFLAAGCRGHELRDTQTRRLHLSSLGASI